In one Pseudothermotoga sp. genomic region, the following are encoded:
- the ftsZ gene encoding cell division protein FtsZ has protein sequence MPFELSKQSRSQETEKPTRKRIPIIKVVGVGGAGNNAVNRMAKMGLKNVVLIAVNTDVQVLEETDADLKIQIGERRTRGLGAGGNPKVGEEAAIESLDKIEQVLKDTDMLFLTAGFGGGTGTGATPIIAEVARKMGVLTVAVVTTPFYFEGKERWQTAMEGLKRLKPSVDTLIKVSNNKLLEELPSDVTAVEAFATADETLHQGVRGISELITKRGYINLDFADVESVMRNAGVAMLGIGIGKGTNRAADAAKRAMTSKLMEQPVENAKAIILNVSAPKTVQLRELHLAASIVRQSCSEDADVKFGLIIDDELKEDEMKVTVIATGFDQEERILFPESDIPAIYRLGLEDIPNA, from the coding sequence ATGCCCTTCGAGTTGAGCAAGCAGAGCAGAAGTCAAGAAACAGAAAAACCTACCAGAAAGAGAATTCCCATCATAAAAGTTGTGGGTGTTGGGGGAGCCGGCAACAACGCAGTGAACCGTATGGCGAAAATGGGTCTGAAAAACGTCGTGCTCATAGCTGTGAACACGGACGTTCAGGTCCTGGAGGAAACGGATGCGGATCTGAAGATCCAGATAGGGGAGCGCAGAACGCGCGGATTGGGCGCTGGTGGTAATCCAAAGGTCGGCGAGGAAGCGGCGATCGAGAGTTTAGATAAAATAGAGCAAGTTTTGAAGGATACCGACATGCTCTTTTTGACGGCCGGCTTCGGTGGTGGTACAGGCACCGGTGCCACACCGATCATAGCTGAAGTTGCGAGGAAGATGGGTGTGTTGACGGTCGCGGTCGTTACGACCCCGTTCTACTTCGAGGGTAAAGAGCGATGGCAAACGGCAATGGAAGGTTTAAAGAGGCTCAAGCCGAGTGTGGACACACTCATCAAAGTGTCGAACAACAAGCTCCTTGAGGAACTGCCTTCGGATGTGACAGCTGTTGAAGCGTTCGCGACGGCCGACGAAACGTTGCATCAAGGTGTGAGGGGTATATCGGAACTGATAACCAAGAGAGGTTACATCAACCTCGATTTCGCCGATGTCGAGTCGGTGATGAGGAACGCCGGCGTTGCGATGCTCGGTATAGGCATCGGAAAAGGTACAAACAGAGCAGCCGACGCTGCGAAGAGAGCGATGACGAGCAAATTGATGGAACAACCTGTAGAGAACGCAAAGGCGATCATATTGAACGTTTCTGCACCAAAAACGGTCCAACTCAGAGAACTGCACTTGGCGGCCTCGATCGTGAGACAGAGTTGCAGTGAAGATGCGGACGTCAAGTTCGGTCTGATCATCGATGACGAGTTGAAGGAAGACGAAATGAAGGTGACAGTCATAGCCACCGGTTTCGATCAAGAAGAACGGATACTCTTCCCAGAGAGCGATATCCCAGCCATATACAGGCTGGGTTTGGAGGACATACCGAATGCCTGA
- the ftsA gene encoding cell division protein FtsA: protein MRRGETYCLIDIGSHTVKGAILVYTPQGLEVLAKAAIKSRGIESGEVKDVTAVNEVIEALIDELEKESRVRRADFIVSSSHSNVQLVEHRAELVVSENEKKIIDESIVESLRTSVEEELSTSYRVLHFYPKRYLVDGTKLVINPVGMTANKVKFEATAIVMERNSSSVFDFLAETLPEPLLYGHSTLFASECVLSDVEKENGVCIIDLGHSHTFVVIYFSSVPAKLHVIPLGVKHVLRDISIVLGTSTEEAERLLRSEGSAVYGDSSYAQRAVEYRGLDGRTLKTTTKEELARIIHARLREILTKARRTVREFTIQAPVNMVGKLPGGVVFVGGGAKIPRLIDLALDVFEGPARVGTFNVANLSILNDEEISEDPAFCAVLGGVAQLLKHTQPVAPAKQSSSKQSFFRKLIEMFKSLW, encoded by the coding sequence ATGAGGAGAGGTGAAACTTATTGTCTGATCGATATTGGTAGTCATACGGTCAAAGGTGCGATTCTCGTTTACACACCACAAGGTCTGGAGGTGTTGGCGAAAGCTGCCATCAAGTCGAGGGGAATAGAAAGCGGTGAAGTGAAGGACGTGACCGCGGTCAACGAAGTGATCGAAGCTCTGATCGACGAGCTCGAGAAAGAATCGAGGGTCAGAAGGGCTGATTTCATAGTTTCGAGCAGTCACAGCAACGTCCAGCTGGTTGAACATCGAGCCGAGTTGGTCGTTTCGGAGAATGAGAAGAAGATCATCGATGAGTCGATCGTCGAATCACTCAGAACGTCCGTCGAAGAAGAACTGTCCACCAGCTACAGGGTGCTCCATTTCTATCCAAAGAGATACTTAGTCGATGGAACGAAACTCGTCATCAATCCCGTCGGTATGACCGCCAACAAGGTCAAGTTCGAAGCGACAGCGATCGTCATGGAGAGGAACTCCAGCTCAGTTTTCGACTTTCTGGCTGAAACTTTACCAGAACCACTTTTGTATGGTCATTCGACCCTCTTCGCATCGGAGTGCGTGTTGAGCGATGTGGAAAAAGAAAACGGCGTTTGCATCATAGATCTCGGCCACAGTCACACCTTCGTCGTGATATATTTCTCCTCTGTGCCGGCAAAACTACACGTGATCCCACTCGGAGTCAAGCACGTTTTGAGGGACATCTCGATAGTCCTAGGTACATCCACAGAAGAAGCGGAGAGACTGCTCAGATCAGAAGGCAGCGCGGTGTACGGTGATTCTTCTTACGCTCAACGCGCTGTGGAGTACAGAGGCTTAGATGGTAGAACCTTGAAGACGACGACCAAGGAAGAACTCGCGCGCATAATACACGCTCGATTGAGAGAAATACTCACGAAAGCTAGAAGGACTGTCAGGGAGTTCACGATACAAGCCCCAGTGAACATGGTTGGGAAGCTTCCGGGAGGCGTCGTGTTCGTGGGTGGTGGCGCCAAGATTCCGAGACTCATAGATCTAGCTTTGGATGTTTTTGAAGGACCAGCACGCGTCGGGACCTTCAACGTTGCAAATCTTTCCATACTGAACGATGAAGAAATCTCAGAAGATCCAGCATTCTGTGCGGTGCTGGGTGGTGTAGCCCAGCTTCTCAAGCATACTCAACCTGTGGCTCCAGCGAAGCAGAGCTCTTCGAAACAGAGTTTCTTCAGAAAATTGATCGAAATGTTCAAAAGTCTTTGGTGA